The proteins below are encoded in one region of Mangifera indica cultivar Alphonso chromosome 7, CATAS_Mindica_2.1, whole genome shotgun sequence:
- the LOC123221139 gene encoding disease resistance protein RGA2-like isoform X1 encodes MAEIILCPLLEVVLNKVASRLLKEVALTYGFEDEIDKLRHSLSIIQAVVEDAEERQVNEKALRIWLADLKEVAYDIDGLFDVFDLDVVMSRSHYGFGMKKFLPSLKPVAAYLELLPKLKEIRKRLEFLAAEKVRFSLKQQVVETRCDAEEKRQTGSFVIESEVVGRDQDKEAILELVLSNGGSGFNGRFSVIPIVGLGGLGETTLAQLAYNDERVTEYFELRIWVCVNEEFNVRRIMKMIIESVTVSRSDFLGMDVLQSQLRSLLRGRRYLLVLDDVWNEDPDEWDKLRISLSDGGEGSKVIVTTCSTKVALLVGTASPFYIKTLSDDDCWLLFKQRAFAPGEDYPKLEAIGREIVRKCGGIPMAAKALGSLMRFKREEEEWLYVQESDIQNACEGEDGVLRALRLSYSHLPSHLKCCFAYCSVFPKNYVIKKENLIHLWIAEGLIQSKERKSLEDIGNEYFTDLMWMFFFQDVNKDCDGSVTECKMHNLIHDLAQSVAGDESVVLVHGNVSKHLARTHHSSVVCDSELQTIPESLYEAKKLRTLNLLFSKGNLGEAPPKVFSSFRCLRALNLCGSGIKKLSDSIASLVSLRYLNISNTLIETLPETVCELSHLQVLDLSYCCDLTELPRLLTKIFKLRHLIINGCDRLSHLPDNIGRLLQLQTLPIFIVGTQASQSLKQLYRLPIGGELKIQRLENAVFVPGAIDANLRDKPKLRSVGLSWGSNHDGSMMRNDENDRVAEELLMSLRPHQNLKSLSIEGYPGGYFPRWIRGSNLPNLTNIKLINCRRCEQLPALGQIPFVKVIYMRGMPAVKNIGSGFCGRGSGRPFQSLQELTFIEFPNLEFWQGTNAKEEFPSLFKLTVNGCPRLKNLPFFSSLQHLELRNCNEMILRSATNLSTLLNLVIDVFTGELVILETLLQNNPCLTYLTICSCPNFRSISSKLGSLIALKSLTIRWCQQLISLPQEIQNLSSLESLEISECSNLKTLPEGIRGLSSLRSLSIENCSNLTSVPNELQHLTALEHLVIMYCPSLDSLPANFRNFSMLKSLFILGCPKLASLPEELQHVTSLRSLEIHSCPAFENLPGWIGNLSGLSSLALSDCPGVVSLPEGLHHLTSLQHLSIRDCPRLENRCKKNVGEDWLKIAHIPYIYIGSTTPKNYNNASSSSC; translated from the coding sequence ATGGCAGAGATTATTTTATGCCCTCTATTGGAAGTAGTTCTTAACAAAGTAGCTTCTCGGCTTTTGAAAGAAGTAGCTCTTACATATGGGTTTGAGGATGAGATAGACAAGCTTCGACATTCACTAAGCATCATTCAAGCAGTTGTTGAAGATGCAGAGGAGCGACAAGTGAATGAAAAGGCCTTAAGAATATGGCTGGCTGATCTTAAAGAAGTTGCTTATGATATTGATGGTTTATTTGATGTGTTCGACTTGGATGTTGTAATGTCAAGAAGCCATTACGGCTTTGGCATGAAGAAATTCCTTCCTTCGTTGAAACCAGTTGCAGCTTATCTTGAATTGCTCCCTAAGctaaaagaaattagaaaaagacTAGAGTTTTTGGCAGCTGAAAAGGTTAGGTTTAGCTTGAAACAACAGGTTGTTGAAACAAGGTGTGATGCTGAAGAGAAAAGACAAACTGGGTCTTTTGTGATTGAATCAGAAGTTGTTGGAAGAGATCAAGATAAAGAAGCTATATTAGAGTTAGTATTGTCAAATGGAGGAAGTGGGTTTAATGGTAGATTTTCTGTTATCCCTATAGTTGGATTAGGAGGTCTAGGGGAAACCACCCTAGCTCAACTTGCTTATAATGATGAGAGGGTGACAGAGTATTTCGAACTGAGGATATGGGTCTGTGTTAATGAGGAGTTCAATGTGAGGAGGATCATGAAGATGATTATAGAATCTGTTACTGTTAGTAGGTCTGATTTCTTAGGCATGGATGTTCTTCAATCTCAACTTCGAAGCTTGTTGCGAGGGAGAAGATACTTACTTGTATTAGACGATGTGTGGAACGAAGATCCGGATGAATGGGATAAGCTGAGGATTTCGCTGAGTGATGGTGGTGAAGGAAGCAAAGTCATAGTCACTACCTGCAGTACAAAGGTTGCATTGTTAGTGGGAACAGCTTCCCCTTTTTATATAAAGACTTTGTCAGATGATGATTGCTGGTTGTTGTTCAAGCAAAGGGCTTTTGCACCTGGGGAAGATTACCCTAAGTTAGAGGCAATTGGGAGGGAAATAGTTAGAAAGTGTGGAGGAATACCTATGGCAGCGAAAGCACTTGGTAGTCTTATGCGTTTCAAGCGTGAGGAAGAGGAGTGGCTATATGTGCAGGAAAGCGATATTCAGAATGCATGTGAAGGTGAAGATGGGGTTCTTCGTGCTTTGAGGTTGAGTTACAGTCACTTGCCCTCACATTTGAAATGTTGCTTTGCTTATTGCTCCGTATTTCCTaaaaattatgtgattaagaaggaaaatttgattcatctTTGGATTGCAGAAGGCTTGATACAatccaaagaaagaaaatcactTGAGGACATAGGCAATGAATACTTCACTGACTTAATGTGGATGTTTTTCTTCCAAGATGTGAATAAAGATTGTGACGGTAGTGTAACAGAATGCAAAATGCATAACCTTATCCATGATCTTGCGCAGTCTGTCGCTGGAGATGAATCTGTCGTACTGGTACATGGTAATGTGTCGAAACACCTAGCCAGAACTCATCATTCGTCTGTTGTTTGTGATTCTGAGTTGCAAACCATTCCAGAATCCTTGTATGAAGCAAAGAAGCTACGAACCCTGAATCTACTTTTTTCCAAGGGTAATCTTGGAGAGGCCCCTCCCAAAGTTTTTTCAAGTTTCAGATGTCTGCGTGCATTAAATCTTTGTGGTAGTGGCATCAAAAAGCTGTCTGATTCAATTGCCAGCTTGGTATCTTTGAGGTATCTCAACATCTCAAACACCCTCATAGAAACATTACCTGAAACTGTTTGCGAGCTTAGTCACCTGCAGGTGCTGGACCTCTCATATTGCTGTGATCTGACTGAACTACCGAGACTATTAACAAAGATATTTAAACTAAGGCATCTGATCATAAATGGTTGTGACAGACTGTCTCACTTGCCCGATAATATTGGTAGATTGTTGCAGCTTCAAACGTTGCCAATATTCATTGTAGGCACCCAAGCAAGCCAAAGCCTCAAACAGCTGTACCGCCTACCAATTGGCGGTGAGCTAAAGATTCAACGGTTGGAAAATGCAGTATTTGTACCTGGAGCAATAGATGCAAACTTGAGAGACAAGCCAAAGCTTAGATCAGTGGGTCTCTCATGGGGTTCTAATCATGATGGTTCAATGatgagaaatgatgaaaatgacaGAGTGGCTGAGGAATTGCTCATGAGTCTTCGACCTCACCAAAATCTGAAGAGTCTGTCTATTGAAGGTTATCCTGGTGGCTACTTCCCTAGATGGATTCGTGGTTCTAATCTCCCTAATCTGACTAATATAAAGTTGATTAATTGTAGAAGATGTGAACAGCTCCCTGCTCTTGGACAAATACCTTTCGTGAAGGTTATCTACATGCGTGGCATGCCTGCAGTGAAGAACATTGGGAGTGGATTTTGTGGTAGAGGCTCAGGAAGACCATTCCAATCACTGCAAGAACTCACTTTCATTGAGTTTCCCAATTTAGAATTTTGGCAGGGCACAAATGCGAAAGAAGAATTTCCTTCACTCTTCAAGCTAACTGTTAATGGATGTCCAAGGTTGAAAAACTTGCCTTTTTTTTCGTCGCTGCAGCATCTAGAGTTGAGGAACTGCAACGAAATGATTCTAAGGTCAGCCACAAACCTATCCACTCTCTTAAATCTTGTTATTGATGTTTTTACTGGAGAGTTGGTTATCTTGGAAACCTTGCTTCAAAACAATCCTTGTCTCACGTATTTAACAATTTGCTCCTGTCCAAATTTTCGCTCCATATCCTCAAAGTTAGGAAGCCTGATCGCTCTTAAATCATTAACAATCCGTTGGTGTCAACAGCTAATCTCTCTGCCACAAGAAATTCAGAACCTCTCCTCGTTGGAATCTTTGGAGATCAGTGAGTGCAGCAACCTTAAAACTTTGCCAGAGGGCATTCGAGGTTTGAGTTCGCTGCGATCCCTTTCCATTGAGAACTGCAGCAACTTAACATCTGTACCAAACGAGCTGCAACATCTCACAGCTCTCGAGCATTTAGTGATAATGTACTGCCCAAGTTTGGATTCTCTGCCAGCCAACTTCAGAAACTTCTCCATGCTAAAGAGTTTGTTCATTTTGGGCTGTCCCAAGCTGGCATCTCTCCCTGAGGAGCTACAACATGTCACATCCCTGCGAAGCTTGGAAATCCATAGCTGCCCTGCTTTTGAAAATTTACCCGGATGGATAGGAAACCTTTCTGGTCTTAGTTCTTTAGCATTGTCAGATTGTCCTGGTGTCGTTTCACTCCCAGAAGGCCTGCACCATCTGACTAGCCTCCAACATCTTTCCATCAGGGACTGTCCAAGGCTTGAAAATCGCTGCAAGAAAAATGTTGGTGAGGATTGGTTGAAAATCGCTCACATTCCATACATCTACATTGGATCAACTACACCTAAGAATTACAATAATGCGAGCAGCTCCTCTTGTTAA
- the LOC123221139 gene encoding putative disease resistance protein RGA1 isoform X2, translated as MAEIILCPLLEVVLNKVASRLLKEVALTYGFEDEIDKLRHSLSIIQAVVEDAEERQVNEKALRIWLADLKEVAYDIDGLFDVFDLDVVMSRSHYGFGMKKFLPSLKPVAAYLELLPKLKEIRKRLEFLAAEKVRFSLKQQVVETRCDAEEKRQTGSFVIESEVVGRDQDKEAILELVLSNGGSGFNGRFSVIPIVGLGGLGETTLAQLAYNDERVTEYFELRIWVCVNEEFNVRRIMKMIIESVTVSRSDFLGMDVLQSQLRSLLRGRRYLLVLDDVWNEDPDEWDKLRISLSDGGEGSKVIVTTCSTKVALLVGTASPFYIKTLSDDDCWLLFKQRAFAPGEDYPKLEAIGREIVRKCGGIPMAAKALGSLMRFKREEEEWLYVQESDIQNACEGEDGVLRALRLSYSHLPSHLKCCFAYCSVFPKNYVIKKENLIHLWIAEGLIQSKERKSLEDIGNEYFTDLMWMFFFQDVNKDCDGSVTECKMHNLIHDLAQSVAGDESVVLVHGNVSKHLARTHHSSVVCDSELQTIPESLYEAKKLRTLNLLFSKGNLGEAPPKVFSSFRCLRALNLCGSGIKKLSDSIASLVSLRYLNISNTLIETLPETVCELSHLQVLDLSYCCDLTELPRLLTKIFKLRHLIINGCDRLSHLPDNIGRLLQLQTLPIFIVGTQASQSLKQLYRLPIGGELKIQRLENAVFVPGAIDANLRDKPKLRSVGLSWGSNHDGSMMRNDENDRVAEELLMSLRPHQNLKSLSIEGYPGGYFPRWIRGSNLPNLTNIKLINCRRCEQLPALGQIPFVKVIYMRGMPAVKNIGSGFCGRGSGRPFQSLQELTFIEFPNLEFWQGTNAKEEFPSLFKLTVNGCPRLKNLPFFSSLQHLELRNCNEMILS; from the exons ATGGCAGAGATTATTTTATGCCCTCTATTGGAAGTAGTTCTTAACAAAGTAGCTTCTCGGCTTTTGAAAGAAGTAGCTCTTACATATGGGTTTGAGGATGAGATAGACAAGCTTCGACATTCACTAAGCATCATTCAAGCAGTTGTTGAAGATGCAGAGGAGCGACAAGTGAATGAAAAGGCCTTAAGAATATGGCTGGCTGATCTTAAAGAAGTTGCTTATGATATTGATGGTTTATTTGATGTGTTCGACTTGGATGTTGTAATGTCAAGAAGCCATTACGGCTTTGGCATGAAGAAATTCCTTCCTTCGTTGAAACCAGTTGCAGCTTATCTTGAATTGCTCCCTAAGctaaaagaaattagaaaaagacTAGAGTTTTTGGCAGCTGAAAAGGTTAGGTTTAGCTTGAAACAACAGGTTGTTGAAACAAGGTGTGATGCTGAAGAGAAAAGACAAACTGGGTCTTTTGTGATTGAATCAGAAGTTGTTGGAAGAGATCAAGATAAAGAAGCTATATTAGAGTTAGTATTGTCAAATGGAGGAAGTGGGTTTAATGGTAGATTTTCTGTTATCCCTATAGTTGGATTAGGAGGTCTAGGGGAAACCACCCTAGCTCAACTTGCTTATAATGATGAGAGGGTGACAGAGTATTTCGAACTGAGGATATGGGTCTGTGTTAATGAGGAGTTCAATGTGAGGAGGATCATGAAGATGATTATAGAATCTGTTACTGTTAGTAGGTCTGATTTCTTAGGCATGGATGTTCTTCAATCTCAACTTCGAAGCTTGTTGCGAGGGAGAAGATACTTACTTGTATTAGACGATGTGTGGAACGAAGATCCGGATGAATGGGATAAGCTGAGGATTTCGCTGAGTGATGGTGGTGAAGGAAGCAAAGTCATAGTCACTACCTGCAGTACAAAGGTTGCATTGTTAGTGGGAACAGCTTCCCCTTTTTATATAAAGACTTTGTCAGATGATGATTGCTGGTTGTTGTTCAAGCAAAGGGCTTTTGCACCTGGGGAAGATTACCCTAAGTTAGAGGCAATTGGGAGGGAAATAGTTAGAAAGTGTGGAGGAATACCTATGGCAGCGAAAGCACTTGGTAGTCTTATGCGTTTCAAGCGTGAGGAAGAGGAGTGGCTATATGTGCAGGAAAGCGATATTCAGAATGCATGTGAAGGTGAAGATGGGGTTCTTCGTGCTTTGAGGTTGAGTTACAGTCACTTGCCCTCACATTTGAAATGTTGCTTTGCTTATTGCTCCGTATTTCCTaaaaattatgtgattaagaaggaaaatttgattcatctTTGGATTGCAGAAGGCTTGATACAatccaaagaaagaaaatcactTGAGGACATAGGCAATGAATACTTCACTGACTTAATGTGGATGTTTTTCTTCCAAGATGTGAATAAAGATTGTGACGGTAGTGTAACAGAATGCAAAATGCATAACCTTATCCATGATCTTGCGCAGTCTGTCGCTGGAGATGAATCTGTCGTACTGGTACATGGTAATGTGTCGAAACACCTAGCCAGAACTCATCATTCGTCTGTTGTTTGTGATTCTGAGTTGCAAACCATTCCAGAATCCTTGTATGAAGCAAAGAAGCTACGAACCCTGAATCTACTTTTTTCCAAGGGTAATCTTGGAGAGGCCCCTCCCAAAGTTTTTTCAAGTTTCAGATGTCTGCGTGCATTAAATCTTTGTGGTAGTGGCATCAAAAAGCTGTCTGATTCAATTGCCAGCTTGGTATCTTTGAGGTATCTCAACATCTCAAACACCCTCATAGAAACATTACCTGAAACTGTTTGCGAGCTTAGTCACCTGCAGGTGCTGGACCTCTCATATTGCTGTGATCTGACTGAACTACCGAGACTATTAACAAAGATATTTAAACTAAGGCATCTGATCATAAATGGTTGTGACAGACTGTCTCACTTGCCCGATAATATTGGTAGATTGTTGCAGCTTCAAACGTTGCCAATATTCATTGTAGGCACCCAAGCAAGCCAAAGCCTCAAACAGCTGTACCGCCTACCAATTGGCGGTGAGCTAAAGATTCAACGGTTGGAAAATGCAGTATTTGTACCTGGAGCAATAGATGCAAACTTGAGAGACAAGCCAAAGCTTAGATCAGTGGGTCTCTCATGGGGTTCTAATCATGATGGTTCAATGatgagaaatgatgaaaatgacaGAGTGGCTGAGGAATTGCTCATGAGTCTTCGACCTCACCAAAATCTGAAGAGTCTGTCTATTGAAGGTTATCCTGGTGGCTACTTCCCTAGATGGATTCGTGGTTCTAATCTCCCTAATCTGACTAATATAAAGTTGATTAATTGTAGAAGATGTGAACAGCTCCCTGCTCTTGGACAAATACCTTTCGTGAAGGTTATCTACATGCGTGGCATGCCTGCAGTGAAGAACATTGGGAGTGGATTTTGTGGTAGAGGCTCAGGAAGACCATTCCAATCACTGCAAGAACTCACTTTCATTGAGTTTCCCAATTTAGAATTTTGGCAGGGCACAAATGCGAAAGAAGAATTTCCTTCACTCTTCAAGCTAACTGTTAATGGATGTCCAAGGTTGAAAAACTTGCCTTTTTTTTCGTCGCTGCAGCATCTAGAGTTGAGGAACTGCAACGAAATGATTCTAAG CTAA